A window of Agrobacterium tumefaciens contains these coding sequences:
- a CDS encoding putative quinol monooxygenase: protein MPSVNNSAGAVRLRGFLRCLSRDDVELVRRHLPEHLRLTREEPGCISFEVSETDDPLIWRVEELFADRAAFDFHQRRTRASEWFMSTSAIPRDYEITTLE from the coding sequence ATGCCTAGCGTGAACAATAGTGCAGGCGCAGTTAGGCTCAGGGGCTTTCTACGGTGCTTGTCCAGGGATGATGTCGAACTGGTCCGGCGCCACCTTCCTGAACATCTTCGTCTGACGAGAGAGGAACCCGGCTGCATTTCCTTTGAGGTATCCGAGACAGACGATCCCCTGATCTGGCGGGTTGAGGAGCTTTTTGCTGATCGTGCCGCCTTTGATTTTCATCAGCGGCGGACGCGGGCGTCGGAGTGGTTTATGTCGACCTCTGCCATTCCACGCGATTACGAGATAACGACATTGGAATAA
- a CDS encoding shikimate dehydrogenase yields the protein MTEKKSFKVGLIGADIQLSKSPALHMREGAAHGLDYCYELVDVTARKPPETALPELLSELEARGFAGTNITHPFKQAVIPHLHELSDDARMLGAVNTVVFRDGRRIGHNTDWYGFHESFVRGLPDAKRDRALLVGAGGAGVAVAHAALKLDIARLDIFDRDMARAERLAQDLNGRFGEGRAFAMTDPAASLPYADGLIHATPMGMPAHPGMPVAADLIEQRHWVADIVYMPLVTELLATAAQKGCRTLPGGGMTVFQAVGAFRLFCGREPDAERMTAHFTELCMAEGVA from the coding sequence ATGACAGAAAAAAAATCCTTCAAGGTCGGCCTGATAGGCGCCGACATCCAGTTATCGAAATCGCCTGCCCTGCATATGCGCGAGGGGGCGGCCCATGGTCTCGATTATTGCTATGAGCTTGTGGATGTCACCGCCCGTAAACCGCCGGAAACGGCGCTTCCGGAGCTTCTTTCCGAGCTCGAAGCACGCGGGTTTGCCGGCACAAACATTACCCATCCGTTCAAGCAGGCGGTCATCCCGCATCTGCATGAACTGTCGGACGACGCCCGGATGCTGGGAGCCGTCAATACGGTGGTCTTTCGAGACGGGCGACGGATCGGCCATAATACGGACTGGTATGGCTTTCACGAAAGCTTTGTCCGTGGCCTGCCGGATGCAAAGCGCGATCGGGCACTGCTGGTTGGCGCGGGCGGCGCCGGGGTCGCCGTCGCACACGCGGCGTTGAAGCTCGACATTGCCCGTCTTGATATTTTTGATCGGGATATGGCAAGGGCTGAGCGCCTGGCGCAGGATCTAAACGGTCGTTTTGGTGAGGGCCGCGCCTTTGCGATGACGGACCCGGCTGCGTCCCTGCCCTATGCAGATGGCCTGATCCACGCAACCCCGATGGGCATGCCCGCCCATCCCGGCATGCCTGTTGCCGCTGATCTCATCGAACAGCGGCATTGGGTGGCCGACATTGTCTACATGCCGCTCGTGACAGAGCTTTTGGCCACCGCGGCACAGAAGGGTTGCCGCACCTTGCCAGGCGGCGGCATGACCGTGTTCCAGGCCGTTGGCGCCTTCCGGCTGTTCTGCGGACGCGAGCCGGACGCTGAGCGCATGACGGCGCATTTCACCGAACTATGCATGGCGGAGGGCGTAGCATGA
- a CDS encoding transporter substrate-binding domain-containing protein — MKTTTMKFSRRAMLALAAATVALPFVAPVDAFAGTVEEAKAKGKVVIGIQGDNSPWGFVNSSGVQDGLDADIGKAFADYLGVKVEFVPLAVANRIPALLTGKVDVLFATMGMTAERAKTIQYSKPYAGNVLSVYGPKDKKIADYDDLTGVAVGVPKSSAMDTAITAGAGSKANILRFDDDAANIQALISGQVEVVGGNQFYGDRLNKAADGKYESKFDLTTLYNGAGTRPGEKDWNETINAFLDKIKSDGQLAKIYDKWMKREVPAFPESLPDIPFTVK, encoded by the coding sequence ATGAAAACCACCACTATGAAATTCTCACGTCGTGCGATGCTCGCACTCGCCGCGGCAACGGTCGCCCTGCCCTTTGTGGCGCCGGTCGATGCCTTTGCCGGCACCGTGGAAGAGGCCAAGGCCAAGGGCAAGGTCGTCATCGGCATTCAGGGCGACAATTCGCCGTGGGGCTTCGTCAATTCCAGCGGCGTTCAGGACGGTCTCGATGCTGATATCGGCAAGGCTTTCGCCGACTATCTTGGCGTGAAGGTTGAGTTCGTACCGCTCGCTGTCGCCAACCGCATTCCGGCACTGCTGACCGGCAAGGTCGATGTCCTCTTCGCAACCATGGGCATGACCGCAGAACGCGCCAAGACCATCCAGTATTCCAAGCCCTATGCCGGTAACGTGCTCTCCGTTTATGGTCCCAAAGACAAGAAGATTGCTGATTACGACGATCTGACCGGCGTTGCCGTCGGCGTTCCGAAGTCGAGCGCCATGGACACGGCTATCACCGCCGGTGCAGGCTCCAAGGCCAACATTCTGCGTTTTGACGACGACGCCGCAAACATCCAGGCGCTGATTTCCGGCCAGGTTGAAGTCGTCGGCGGCAACCAGTTCTACGGTGACCGCCTGAACAAGGCTGCTGATGGAAAATACGAATCGAAGTTCGACCTGACGACGCTTTACAATGGCGCCGGCACCCGCCCGGGTGAAAAGGACTGGAATGAAACCATCAACGCCTTCCTCGACAAGATCAAGTCGGATGGCCAGCTCGCCAAGATCTACGACAAGTGGATGAAGCGCGAAGTGCCTGCATTCCCCGAAAGCCTGCCGGATATCCCGTTTACCGTGAAGTGA
- a CDS encoding amino acid ABC transporter permease produces the protein MASIGPNELFFLMQGLKWTLALTLIGFIGGGIFGLCVALARVADRPAVQRASAAFIAVFQGTPLLMQLFVVYYGVALAGLNVDAWIAVAIAFTLHASAFLGEIWRGGIQAVPKGQTEAANALGLHYVSRMKDVVLPQAFKISLPATIGFLVQLIKGTSLAAIVGFVELSRAGQIVSNQTFRPLTVFAIVGIIYFLICWPLSLWGAGVEKRLQAASR, from the coding sequence ATGGCATCCATCGGCCCCAACGAACTCTTCTTCCTCATGCAGGGTCTCAAATGGACCCTCGCACTGACCCTCATCGGCTTCATCGGCGGCGGCATCTTCGGTCTTTGCGTGGCGCTTGCCCGTGTGGCCGACAGGCCGGCAGTCCAGCGGGCAAGTGCCGCATTTATCGCCGTGTTCCAGGGCACACCGCTCCTGATGCAGCTCTTCGTCGTCTATTACGGCGTGGCGCTTGCCGGCCTCAATGTGGATGCGTGGATCGCGGTGGCCATCGCCTTCACCCTGCATGCCAGCGCGTTTCTGGGTGAAATCTGGCGCGGCGGCATCCAGGCGGTTCCAAAGGGTCAAACGGAGGCGGCCAACGCGCTCGGCCTACATTATGTGTCTCGAATGAAAGACGTGGTGCTGCCGCAGGCCTTCAAGATTTCACTGCCGGCCACCATTGGTTTTCTGGTGCAGCTGATCAAGGGCACTTCGCTTGCCGCGATTGTCGGCTTCGTCGAGCTCTCCCGCGCGGGCCAGATCGTCTCCAACCAGACGTTCCGTCCCCTTACCGTCTTTGCCATCGTCGGCATCATCTATTTCCTGATCTGCTGGCCGCTTTCCCTGTGGGGCGCCGGTGTCGAAAAGCGGCTGCAGGCCGCGTCCCGTTAA
- a CDS encoding ABC transporter substrate-binding protein has protein sequence MTMIKKGMTTTFVALAMAATAFTAAPALAAGKMTISSPQDPGSWDPIDTFLVQWAAVATNIFDGLTYRGPDLKVVPGLAESWEELDEGKRIRFKLRQNVKFHNGEPFNAAAVKFTFERLLGEQGAKGPQRSNYVAIESVDVIDDYTVDMKLKAPDPVLLTKLAGYGGMIVPPKYIQEKGEDNFNLNPVGTGAFKFVSYAPKTNIKLEANPDYWGGAPKLSELEYRFISEPATAVAELQAGRVDLVIPPTIPIGMIPVIEGDSKLQIVSVAGPTVDALRFNTRDGITADPKVRKAIIMAVDRGTIVKSILAGQASEIASFQSALSFGYDADLKPLPYDPAGAKKLLAEAGVKPGAALQIDIRGNDATMNEVAQVISSYLSMVGITATIKPYETNVLLNDIIPQGKTGAMFQQKWGGWTFDYDNTAYSMYHSGEKWNPYDKDEKLDKLLESQRPLTDRAEREKILKEIGSYTAERALEIPLYNTNAIYGINKRVKGFVAPPDNRLKLTDVTVE, from the coding sequence ATGACAATGATAAAGAAGGGGATGACGACAACGTTCGTCGCGCTTGCCATGGCCGCCACGGCCTTCACCGCCGCACCGGCTCTTGCCGCCGGCAAGATGACAATTTCCAGCCCGCAGGATCCGGGCAGCTGGGATCCGATCGATACCTTCCTCGTGCAATGGGCGGCTGTCGCCACCAACATCTTCGATGGCCTGACCTATCGCGGCCCGGACCTGAAGGTTGTGCCCGGCCTTGCCGAATCCTGGGAAGAGCTGGATGAGGGCAAGCGCATCCGCTTCAAGCTGCGCCAGAACGTCAAGTTCCACAACGGCGAGCCCTTCAACGCCGCCGCCGTCAAGTTTACCTTCGAGCGCCTCCTCGGCGAACAGGGTGCCAAGGGACCGCAGCGCTCTAACTATGTCGCCATCGAAAGCGTTGATGTCATCGACGATTATACCGTCGACATGAAGCTGAAGGCGCCGGATCCGGTTCTGCTCACCAAGCTTGCCGGTTATGGCGGCATGATCGTGCCGCCGAAATATATCCAGGAAAAGGGTGAGGACAACTTCAACCTCAATCCGGTCGGCACCGGCGCTTTCAAATTCGTATCCTATGCGCCGAAGACCAACATCAAGCTTGAAGCCAACCCGGATTATTGGGGCGGTGCGCCGAAGCTTTCCGAACTGGAATACCGCTTCATCTCCGAGCCGGCGACCGCCGTTGCCGAATTGCAGGCGGGCCGCGTCGATCTCGTCATTCCGCCGACCATACCGATCGGCATGATCCCGGTCATTGAAGGCGATTCCAAGCTTCAGATCGTCAGCGTTGCCGGCCCGACGGTCGATGCGCTGCGTTTCAACACCCGTGACGGCATTACCGCCGATCCGAAGGTGCGCAAGGCCATCATCATGGCGGTCGACCGCGGCACGATCGTCAAGTCGATCCTCGCCGGCCAGGCTTCCGAAATCGCCAGCTTCCAGAGTGCGCTGTCCTTCGGCTACGACGCCGATCTGAAACCGCTGCCCTACGATCCGGCAGGGGCAAAGAAGCTTCTGGCGGAAGCCGGCGTCAAGCCGGGTGCGGCGCTGCAAATCGATATCCGCGGTAATGACGCGACGATGAACGAAGTGGCGCAGGTCATTTCCAGCTATCTGTCCATGGTCGGCATCACCGCCACCATCAAGCCCTATGAGACCAACGTTCTCTTGAACGACATCATTCCGCAGGGCAAGACCGGCGCGATGTTCCAGCAGAAATGGGGCGGCTGGACCTTTGATTACGACAACACCGCCTATTCCATGTACCACTCGGGTGAAAAGTGGAACCCCTATGACAAGGACGAAAAGCTGGACAAGCTGCTCGAATCCCAGCGTCCGCTGACCGACCGTGCCGAGCGCGAAAAAATCCTCAAGGAGATCGGCAGCTACACCGCCGAGCGCGCGCTCGAAATCCCGCTTTACAACACCAATGCCATTTACGGCATCAACAAGCGCGTCAAGGGTTTCGTCGCACCGCCGGATAACCGTCTGAAGCTGACCGACGTCACCGTCGAATAA
- a CDS encoding bifunctional sugar phosphate isomerase/epimerase/4-hydroxyphenylpyruvate dioxygenase family protein, whose protein sequence is MRTSIATVSISGEFPEKLAAIAKAGFSGVEIFENDFLTYDASPREVKALAADHGLEITLFQPFRDFEGMPEPHRARAFERAQRKFDIMGELGTDLMLICSNVSPVSLGGIDRAAADFHQLGELAAKHGVRVGYEALAWGRHISDHRDAWEVVRRADHANVGIILDSFHTLSRKIDPNSIRSIPGDKVFIVQLADAPLIDMDLLYWSRHFRNMPGEGDLPVVDFMRAVAATGYSGPLSLEIFNDQFRGGSARLLAEDGHRSLINLMDQVRRLEPDIRIDVPAMPERVNTQGVEFVEFTTAPEEKANLEALLATLGFEKSAQHRNRTVDLYTQGGIRIVINTSDDGDSFAGASYSIHGTNAYAFGLKVDDAKAALARAEALGAPTFAEPRKSGEVAVPAIQGVGNGVIYFLDASPALASIWDTEFVPTQGHKTASDAGLTRIDHLAQTTHYDEMLTWLLFYTSLFSSRRTPMIDVVDPGGLVRSQAIESAPSPHFRLTMNGADNRKTFAGKFLAEGFGTSIQHIAFATNDIFATAKTMQARGFQALPISRNYYDDLEARFGLEPEFSDALRAASILYDRDDNGEYFQIYSRTFGEGFFFEIVERRGAYGGYGAMNAPFRIAAQRRLAPPVGMPKE, encoded by the coding sequence ATGCGCACATCCATTGCAACCGTATCGATCAGTGGCGAATTCCCCGAAAAACTAGCGGCGATTGCCAAGGCAGGCTTTTCGGGCGTTGAGATTTTTGAAAACGATTTCCTGACCTATGATGCTTCGCCGCGCGAGGTGAAGGCGCTGGCCGCCGATCACGGCCTTGAGATTACCCTCTTCCAGCCCTTCCGCGACTTCGAGGGCATGCCGGAACCCCACCGTGCCCGCGCCTTCGAGCGCGCTCAACGCAAATTCGACATCATGGGCGAACTCGGCACCGATCTGATGTTGATCTGCTCGAATGTCTCACCGGTCTCGCTCGGCGGTATCGACCGGGCCGCCGCCGATTTCCATCAGCTGGGAGAGCTTGCTGCAAAACATGGCGTGCGCGTCGGGTACGAGGCGCTGGCCTGGGGCCGCCATATCAGCGATCACCGTGATGCCTGGGAGGTGGTGCGCCGTGCCGACCACGCCAACGTCGGCATCATCCTCGACAGCTTCCACACGCTGTCGCGCAAGATCGATCCCAATTCGATCCGTTCCATTCCCGGCGACAAGGTCTTCATCGTGCAGCTGGCCGATGCGCCGCTGATTGACATGGACCTGCTCTACTGGAGCCGCCATTTCCGCAACATGCCGGGAGAAGGCGATCTGCCTGTCGTGGATTTCATGCGCGCCGTGGCGGCAACCGGCTATAGTGGGCCGCTTTCGCTCGAAATCTTCAACGACCAGTTCCGTGGCGGCTCGGCCCGGCTGCTTGCCGAAGATGGTCACCGCTCGCTGATCAACCTCATGGACCAGGTCCGGCGTCTCGAACCCGATATCCGCATCGATGTACCAGCGATGCCGGAACGGGTGAACACGCAGGGCGTCGAATTCGTCGAATTCACCACGGCGCCGGAGGAAAAGGCCAATCTGGAAGCGTTGCTTGCCACGCTCGGCTTTGAGAAATCGGCGCAGCACCGCAATCGCACGGTCGATCTCTATACGCAGGGCGGCATCCGCATCGTCATCAATACCAGCGACGATGGCGACAGCTTCGCCGGTGCCTCCTATTCGATCCACGGCACGAATGCCTATGCCTTCGGGTTGAAGGTCGATGATGCCAAGGCGGCACTGGCGCGGGCAGAAGCGCTGGGGGCCCCGACCTTTGCCGAACCGCGCAAATCGGGCGAAGTCGCCGTTCCCGCCATTCAGGGCGTGGGCAACGGCGTCATCTATTTCCTCGATGCTTCGCCGGCGCTCGCCTCTATCTGGGACACGGAATTCGTGCCGACACAGGGGCACAAGACGGCCAGCGATGCCGGCCTGACGCGTATCGATCATCTCGCGCAAACAACGCATTATGATGAAATGCTGACCTGGCTTCTGTTTTACACCTCGCTGTTCTCCTCCCGCCGCACGCCGATGATCGATGTGGTCGATCCGGGCGGGCTGGTGCGCAGCCAGGCGATTGAAAGCGCACCCTCGCCGCATTTCCGCCTGACCATGAACGGTGCCGACAATCGCAAGACCTTCGCCGGCAAATTCCTGGCTGAAGGTTTCGGCACCAGCATCCAGCACATCGCCTTCGCCACCAACGATATTTTCGCGACGGCCAAGACGATGCAGGCGCGCGGTTTTCAGGCCCTGCCGATCTCGCGCAATTATTACGACGATCTGGAGGCCCGTTTCGGTCTGGAACCGGAATTTTCCGATGCGCTTAGAGCGGCGAGCATCCTTTATGACCGCGACGACAATGGTGAATACTTCCAGATTTACAGCCGCACCTTCGGCGAAGGCTTCTTCTTCGAGATCGTCGAAAGGCGTGGTGCCTACGGCGGCTATGGCGCCATGAACGCCCCCTTCCGCATCGCCGCGCAACGACGCCTTGCGCCGCCCGTCGGCATGCCGAAGGAATAA
- the aroQ gene encoding type II 3-dehydroquinate dehydratase has protein sequence MSLFTVLNGPNLNLLGQRQPEIYGYETLADVEANCRAIADAAGHTLFFAQSNREYEIIDWIHEARGKSAGIVINPGAFTHTSVAILDALNTFEAPVIEVHISNVHKREAFRHHSYISPRAEGVIAGLGIEGYEVALSHLITRLSRSS, from the coding sequence ATGAGCCTCTTTACGGTCCTCAACGGTCCCAATCTCAACCTGCTTGGCCAGCGTCAGCCAGAAATCTATGGCTATGAAACGCTTGCCGACGTCGAAGCAAACTGCCGCGCCATCGCCGACGCTGCCGGCCACACGCTGTTTTTTGCCCAGAGCAACCGGGAATATGAGATCATCGACTGGATCCATGAAGCCCGCGGCAAGTCAGCGGGCATCGTCATCAATCCCGGCGCGTTCACACACACGTCTGTGGCAATCCTCGATGCCTTGAATACCTTCGAGGCTCCCGTCATCGAGGTTCACATCTCGAACGTTCACAAGCGCGAGGCCTTCCGGCACCACTCCTATATTTCGCCCCGTGCAGAGGGCGTGATCGCTGGGTTGGGTATCGAAGGATACGAGGTGGCTCTCAGCCACCTTATCACGCGTCTTTCACGATCTTCGTGA
- a CDS encoding amino acid ABC transporter permease: MSYSLDFSAVIERLPELLLACLATIGLAIAGMSLATVIGVLGVVARRSRFKLLRGLVIGFVEVIRNTPFLVQIFFIFFALPQIGVKLNPTATAIIALALNGGAYAIEIIRGGVDSIPKGQVEAGLALGLHRAEIFRHIILKPALRAVYPSLTSQFIMLTLTTSVCTSIAAYELTSVAQKIEADTFRSFEVYFSITLLYLIISSLMMGIFALISRTSFSYPVK; this comes from the coding sequence ATGTCTTACAGTCTCGATTTTTCGGCGGTCATAGAGCGTCTGCCCGAGCTGCTTTTGGCCTGCCTTGCGACAATTGGGCTGGCTATTGCCGGCATGTCGCTCGCCACCGTCATCGGCGTTCTCGGCGTCGTTGCCCGCCGTTCTCGCTTTAAGCTGCTGCGCGGGCTCGTCATCGGTTTTGTCGAAGTCATCCGCAACACGCCGTTTCTGGTGCAGATTTTCTTCATCTTCTTCGCCCTGCCGCAGATCGGTGTCAAACTTAACCCGACGGCCACGGCGATCATTGCGCTTGCTCTGAACGGCGGCGCCTATGCGATTGAAATCATTCGCGGTGGCGTCGATTCCATTCCAAAGGGCCAGGTGGAGGCAGGGCTTGCGCTGGGGCTTCATCGCGCCGAGATTTTCCGTCACATCATCTTAAAGCCAGCGCTGCGGGCGGTTTACCCCTCGCTCACCAGCCAGTTCATCATGCTGACGCTGACGACCTCGGTCTGCACCTCGATCGCGGCTTACGAACTGACCTCCGTGGCTCAGAAAATCGAGGCGGATACGTTCCGGTCCTTTGAAGTCTATTTCTCGATCACGCTACTTTATCTGATCATTTCCTCGCTGATGATGGGCATTTTCGCGCTCATCTCACGCACATCCTTCAGCTATCCGGTCAAGTGA
- a CDS encoding ABC transporter ATP-binding protein, translated as MTAANANALLSVEGLSVEFGNSRVVDDISFRVEPGRTVAIVGESGSGKSVTSLSTMRLADMMGATYPTGKIMFEGRDLLKVSQKEMRSIRGKEIAMIFQEPMTSLNPVFTIGDQICEVLVLHEKMSTQAAMAEAQKLLEMVRLPDAAELLKRYPHQLSGGMRQRVMIAMALACRPKLLIADEPTTALDVTIQAQILNIMRDLQKKLGMGMVFITHDMGVVAEMADDVVVMWKGKKVEEGPVKDIFANPQHPYTRALLSAVPRLGSMEGEEYPKRLPLTVLQDGQPIVIGEERVQNTVKSGEKPLLSVKDLFVRFDIRKNLFGKATHRLSAVQKVSFDIHPGETLALVGESGSGKSTIGRTIQQLQSAISGEITFNGRSFAQMSAAERFRMRQEVQYIFQDPFASLDPRKTVGFSIAEPINTHGLINDQKAVRRRVDELLERVGLSSEHAARYPHEFSGGQRQRVCIARALASDPKLIIADEALSALDVSIQAQIINLFMDLQAERGLAYLFISHDMAVVEKMSHRVAVLYLGQIMEMGSRRQLFETPTHDYTRRLLSAVPVADPTIERRIAMIEGEIPNPVRRVGDEPAILAHEEINPGHFIAKSA; from the coding sequence ATGACTGCCGCAAACGCAAACGCCCTGCTGTCCGTCGAAGGCCTGAGCGTCGAATTTGGCAACAGCCGCGTCGTGGACGATATTTCCTTTCGCGTCGAGCCCGGCCGCACGGTGGCGATCGTCGGCGAATCCGGTTCGGGAAAATCGGTCACGTCGCTCTCCACCATGCGCCTTGCGGACATGATGGGCGCGACCTACCCCACCGGCAAAATCATGTTTGAAGGCAGGGACTTGCTGAAGGTCTCTCAGAAAGAGATGCGCTCGATCCGCGGCAAGGAGATCGCCATGATCTTCCAGGAGCCGATGACCTCGCTCAACCCTGTGTTCACCATTGGCGACCAGATCTGCGAAGTGCTTGTCCTGCATGAGAAGATGAGCACGCAGGCAGCGATGGCAGAAGCACAGAAGCTGCTTGAAATGGTGCGCCTGCCCGATGCCGCCGAGCTTCTGAAGCGATACCCGCACCAGCTTTCCGGCGGTATGCGTCAGCGCGTGATGATCGCCATGGCGCTCGCCTGCCGGCCGAAGCTGCTGATCGCAGACGAGCCGACGACGGCTCTTGACGTGACCATTCAGGCGCAAATCCTCAACATCATGCGCGACCTGCAAAAGAAGCTCGGCATGGGCATGGTCTTCATCACCCATGACATGGGCGTGGTGGCGGAAATGGCCGATGACGTGGTCGTCATGTGGAAGGGCAAGAAGGTTGAGGAAGGGCCGGTGAAGGATATCTTCGCCAACCCACAGCACCCTTACACGCGCGCCCTGCTTTCCGCCGTTCCGCGCCTCGGCAGTATGGAAGGCGAAGAATACCCGAAACGCCTGCCGCTTACCGTCCTACAGGATGGCCAGCCGATCGTAATCGGAGAGGAACGTGTCCAAAACACCGTGAAATCTGGTGAAAAGCCGCTGCTCTCGGTCAAGGACCTGTTCGTGCGCTTCGATATCCGCAAGAACCTGTTCGGCAAGGCAACGCACCGCCTTAGCGCCGTGCAGAAGGTCAGCTTCGATATTCATCCCGGCGAAACGCTGGCGCTGGTGGGCGAATCCGGGTCGGGCAAATCCACCATCGGCCGCACCATCCAGCAGTTGCAGTCGGCCATCTCGGGCGAAATAACCTTCAACGGCCGCAGCTTTGCACAGATGTCGGCGGCGGAACGCTTCCGCATGCGCCAGGAAGTGCAATATATCTTCCAGGACCCCTTCGCGTCGCTCGATCCGCGCAAGACTGTTGGTTTCTCGATTGCCGAGCCGATCAACACCCATGGTTTGATCAACGATCAGAAGGCGGTACGCCGGCGGGTGGATGAATTGTTGGAGCGTGTGGGCCTCTCCTCCGAGCACGCCGCGCGGTATCCGCACGAGTTTTCCGGCGGTCAGCGCCAGCGCGTCTGCATTGCCCGCGCGCTCGCTTCCGATCCAAAGCTCATCATTGCCGACGAGGCGCTTTCGGCGCTCGATGTCTCCATTCAGGCGCAGATCATCAATCTGTTCATGGATTTGCAGGCCGAGCGCGGGCTGGCTTACCTGTTCATCAGCCATGACATGGCTGTCGTGGAAAAGATGAGCCATCGCGTCGCCGTGCTTTATCTCGGCCAGATCATGGAAATGGGCAGCCGCCGGCAGCTCTTCGAAACGCCGACGCATGATTACACCCGCCGCCTGCTATCAGCCGTGCCGGTGGCCGATCCGACCATAGAGCGCCGCATCGCGATGATCGAGGGCGAAATTCCCAATCCCGTGCGCCGTGTCGGCGATGAGCCGGCCATTCTCGCCCATGAGGAAATCAATCCGGGCCACTTCATCGCGAAGAGCGCCTGA
- a CDS encoding amino acid ABC transporter ATP-binding protein codes for MSQSAEQAPLIALEGVGKWYGAFHALKNVNMTVRKGEKIVLCGPSGSGKSTLIRCINHLEEIQEGKITVEGTTLSDSSRAIDAVRREVGMVFQSFNLFPHKTIMENCTLAPMRVKGVSKADAEATARKYLERVRILNQADKYPAQLSGGQQQRAAIARALCMEPKAMLFDEPTSALDPEMVKEVLDTMIGLARDGMTMICVTHEMGFARQVADRVIFMSEGEIIEEGPPDEFFRDPKHQRTRTFLGEILAHH; via the coding sequence ATGTCGCAATCCGCCGAACAGGCTCCGCTGATCGCCCTCGAAGGGGTTGGAAAGTGGTATGGAGCCTTCCACGCGCTGAAGAACGTCAACATGACAGTTCGCAAAGGCGAGAAGATCGTGCTTTGCGGCCCGTCCGGCTCAGGAAAATCAACGCTCATCCGCTGCATCAATCACCTGGAAGAAATCCAGGAAGGCAAGATCACGGTGGAGGGCACAACGCTCTCGGATTCGAGCCGCGCCATCGATGCGGTGCGCCGCGAGGTGGGGATGGTCTTCCAGAGCTTTAATCTTTTCCCGCACAAGACCATCATGGAAAACTGTACGCTTGCCCCGATGCGGGTGAAGGGCGTTTCGAAAGCCGACGCAGAGGCGACGGCACGCAAGTATCTCGAACGCGTACGGATTCTCAATCAGGCAGACAAATACCCGGCCCAGCTGTCCGGTGGCCAGCAGCAGCGTGCGGCGATCGCGCGTGCGCTGTGCATGGAACCGAAGGCCATGCTGTTTGATGAGCCGACATCGGCGCTCGATCCGGAAATGGTCAAGGAAGTGCTCGACACCATGATCGGTCTTGCCCGTGACGGCATGACGATGATCTGCGTGACCCATGAAATGGGTTTCGCCCGGCAGGTTGCCGATAGAGTGATCTTCATGTCGGAAGGCGAGATCATCGAAGAAGGTCCGCCGGACGAATTTTTCCGCGACCCCAAGCACCAGCGCACGCGCACGTTCCTCGGCGAAATTCTCGCCCACCATTGA
- a CDS encoding TetR family transcriptional regulator — translation MTKTATSKGTAETRPAKRDPEGVRRDILSVAMEEFSQNGLSGARIDEIAARTRTSKRMIYYYFTDKESLYQHVLQEAYSKIRGGESDLQLDDLEPVAALDKLCRFTFDHHRRNPAFIRMVMIENIHHGRHMQSSETIRQLNRPAIDALESVLVRGQKSGVFRQGVDPLELHWQISALSFFNVSNAATFSFIFGDSLFTDDGQETLSRHASDMVLRYVLAPAHLTKIVKDA, via the coding sequence ATGACGAAAACCGCGACTTCCAAAGGCACAGCAGAGACCCGCCCGGCGAAACGGGACCCGGAGGGTGTGCGGCGCGATATTCTGTCCGTGGCGATGGAGGAATTTTCGCAAAACGGTCTGTCGGGAGCGCGGATCGACGAGATCGCCGCGCGCACGCGCACGTCCAAGCGCATGATCTATTATTACTTCACCGACAAGGAGAGCCTTTACCAGCATGTGCTGCAGGAGGCCTATTCCAAGATTCGTGGTGGTGAAAGCGATCTGCAACTGGACGATCTGGAGCCCGTGGCGGCACTCGACAAGCTCTGTCGGTTCACCTTCGATCACCACCGGCGTAATCCGGCTTTCATCCGCATGGTGATGATCGAGAATATCCATCACGGCCGGCACATGCAGTCGTCGGAAACGATCCGTCAGCTCAACCGCCCGGCCATCGATGCGCTGGAAAGCGTTCTCGTGCGGGGCCAGAAGAGCGGTGTATTCCGGCAGGGCGTCGATCCACTGGAGCTGCATTGGCAGATCAGCGCTCTGTCGTTTTTCAACGTTTCCAACGCCGCCACCTTCTCGTTTATCTTTGGCGACAGCCTGTTTACCGATGATGGCCAGGAGACCTTGTCGCGGCACGCCAGCGACATGGTGCTGCGTTATGTGCTGGCGCCCGCCCATCTCACGAAGATCGTGAAAGACGCGTGA